Part of the Psychrilyobacter piezotolerans genome is shown below.
ATCCTCGTAACAAAAAGGGAACCTATGGAGGTTTTCAAACATGTGGAATGGGATACCTTGTTTTTCTTCATGGGGTTATTTATGCTGATCCAGGGTATCGAAGCCACAGGTCTCGTGGATATTGTTGGACACAATATTGTAAAATACACCCGGGGAAATTTCCCATTGGCAGTGAGTATGATAATGTGGGTATCGGCATTATTCACCTCGGTAATTGGAAATGTAGCCAATGCAGCCATGGT
Proteins encoded:
- a CDS encoding SLC13 family permease; its protein translation is DASRSLKNIRLLQESATIFALVIFGFLMNNFIDKGLAIMALSGAVVLILVTKREPMEVFKHVEWDTLFFFMGLFMLIQGIEATGLVDIVGHNIVKYTRGNFPLAVSMIMWVSALFTSVIGNVANAAMV